Proteins encoded together in one Ictidomys tridecemlineatus isolate mIctTri1 chromosome 3, mIctTri1.hap1, whole genome shotgun sequence window:
- the Krtap11-1 gene encoding keratin-associated protein 11-1: MSFNCSTRNCSSRPIGGLCANPVAPVATASARDVDCLSGIYLPSSFQTGSWLLDHCQESNCEPTVCQPTCYQRTSCISSPVQVTCSRQTTCVSNSCSTPCSRPLTFVSSGCQPLGGISSVCQPVGGISSSCQPVGGVSTICQPSCGVSRTYQQSCVSSCRRTC; encoded by the coding sequence ATGTCCTTCAACTGCTCTACAAGAAATTGCTCTTCCAGGCCAATCGGAGGACTCTGTGCTAACCCGGTGGCCCCAGTCGCCACTGCTTCAGCCCGTGATGTTGACTGCCTGAGTGGCATCTATTTGCCCAGTTCTTTCCAAACTGGCTCTTGGCTCCTGGACCACTGTCAGGAGTCCAACTGTGAGCCCACCGTTTGCCAGCCAACGTGTTACCAGAGAACTTCTTGCATCTCCAGTCCTGTCCAGGTAACTTGCTCTAGACAAACCACCTGTGTCTCCAATTCCTGCTCGACTCCCTGCAGCCGGCCACTCACCTTTGTGTCCAGTGGCTGTCAGCCTCTGGGAGGCATTTCCAGCGTCTGCCAACCAGTGGGCGGCATCTCTTCTTCCTGCCAACCAGTGGGAGGAGTCTCCACTATCTGCCAACCATCCTGTGGGGTCTCCAGGACGTACCAGCAGTCCTGTGTGTCCAGCTGCCGAAGAACTTGCTGA